The sequence below is a genomic window from Mycobacteroides abscessus ATCC 19977.
CGATGATATCGGCGACCAGTCCGGGTTGGTTGACCAACAGACCACCGCCGAGCACCACCGGCAGCCCGGGCCCCAATCGTAGACAGACACCTTCGATCAGGGCGGCCAAGTCGATGGCTGTTTGCCTAGTGATCACCTGAGCGGCCTTGTCACCGGTGGCGGCGAGATCGAAAACAAGCCCCGCCATCTTGGCCCAATACCGCCGCTCGGAGTGGGCGTAGAAATGGTCGAGTAGTTGTGCGGGTTCGGTGACGCCGCATTCCGCGGCGAATTTCCGGGACAGCGCATCCGGCGCATCGCCCCGGTCGGATAGAGAAAGTGCGTGTCGGACAGCAGATCTGGAAACACCGTAGCCACTGCCGTCGTCCCCGAGGAGGTATCCCCAACCCCCGACGCGTGCCACGGCGCCGTCGGCACGTTTACCCCAGGCCACCGATCCGGTGCCGGATATCACCGCGATGCCGGCCGTCAGGCCGCCCGCGGCCAGGACCAATTGGGTGTCGTGCACGGCCGTGATCTCGGCATCGGGCGCATACGGTCGCAGCAGCCGGATCAGGGTTTGGGCGCCCTCCGCGGTATCCACACCGGCGGATCCGGCGCTCACACGAGAGATATCGCTGCGATTCAGCCGGGAAAAGATATCGGTAAAGACTGCTTTCGCCTGCTCTTCGGTGACCGACTGTAGGTTGGCGCTGCCGGCCAGTGCATCCCCGATCACCCTGCCACCCGCGACGGCCACGGCGCGGGTCTTGGACCCGCCGATG
It includes:
- a CDS encoding N-acetylglucosamine kinase, yielding MARDVKFGVTVGIDIGGSKTRAVAVAGGRVIGDALAGSANLQSVTEEQAKAVFTDIFSRLNRSDISRVSAGSAGVDTAEGAQTLIRLLRPYAPDAEITAVHDTQLVLAAGGLTAGIAVISGTGSVAWGKRADGAVARVGGWGYLLGDDGSGYGVSRSAVRHALSLSDRGDAPDALSRKFAAECGVTEPAQLLDHFYAHSERRYWAKMAGLVFDLAATGDKAAQVITRQTAIDLAALIEGVCLRLGPGLPVVLGGGLLVNQPGLVADIIERTRTSGVSDVAVLQREPVFGALALAGVDVEGLESA